The Ovis aries strain OAR_USU_Benz2616 breed Rambouillet chromosome 8, ARS-UI_Ramb_v3.0, whole genome shotgun sequence genome includes the window TAGTTGCTAAATTATTCACAACCTCGGTTATTGCTTAGATCTTAAAAGAATTACAAGGGGAGGTCAAACTCCTTTCTTCAGTAAAATGCAGAGCTAGGAATAGTCCCATTGGGCAATAAAACAtgcaaagcttaaaaaaatacatctatCTTTAGATCATTAAACCATTACAAGATCAATCCAGATTCTTTGATTTGACTAAGACTCTtgctgatatttttaaagaaagctaaatCCCCCACGTTTTAATCTATGTACATTTCTAGCCACGGATTCTTAAAATTACATTTGAATATATTATTATTGTAGCACCTCAAATGCAagatgcaatttttttaaaagtttcacacTTTGGAAATtggaatatataaaattatgttgtGGTGGTACTTTTCCTTAAATACTTAAACTGATAGTGTACTTTGTAATTGATGGAGTCTTAGACTTACAGAGATACGAAATTCTAAAATCATCTTGCTTTGTGATTACTTCTACCTTGCGTTAATTATTGGTAAATGGGACAAGTTAAATATATAAtaagaaagataatttaaaaggCATCTTTAAGACTGAGGATACATTTGTACATGTGGATTATAAGCCAACAGTCTAGTTAATATTTGGACTCTATGTTTAACATTACTTTAAAAGTCCCTTAGATTTCTCCGAATATGATAGGAAATGTCGTATTTGTAATTGCAAAAGATCCCAAGGAGAGAAAGAGCCTCCCTAGCTTGTTTCTAGAAACCCCTTTCCTCATTTTCAGGGCACCTGTTTCTTTCGAGGGTCCCTGCTAGGGACCCAGTATCTTTAGGAATACTGAAAACCCTTAGCAACTATGTAACAAGTTGGCTGGCAAATATTTTAATCAActcaattgaaaaataataacCAATATCTAACtgaaacaagaagagaaaaagatgaaagaaagaaagaagaggggatttactttcaatatttaattcaaatttaaaaaaatcctgatCACTAAACGTTTACAATCTACAAAAAGTTATTTGAATGCTGTCATTACAACAGGCACAGAATCAACTATTAGATCCtaaatcaaaattatttctatGCCTGTTATCCACAAATCATGACTAAGAAACAAACTCCAAATACCACAAAACCCATTTTGCTGTTACCTAATCCCATCAGAGCTAACTGACAGAAAATAACCGCAGAGCTTACAGACAGGAACAAAGGTGATCTGTTTTGGCTCATTTTTTTCACCcacttacagaaagaaaaaataaactatatgcttgatttttcaaaattaaaatttaagaggACTCCCACTTTTTCCTTTAACTCTAAGCATAATTGATAAGCAtaataagaacatttaaaaaaatcttctccTATGTTTGGCCCAATAGTTTCAGAAACTCTGAGATAATCTATTTTAGGCTTCACTGAAGGAGGGCTCCCTGCATAGTTTCTACAGCATCAAAAGAATCTTGAGGTAGGTACAGAGCAAGTGACGTTTCAAAAATACTCTATAAATATTTGAGTTACAACACGTATGACACAAACTTATTACCCTACGATCAGTATACTATTATTTGATGTTATGCTATTTGCACTTTTCCGAGAACTatgctaaaaataaaaggcagaagaaaccaATCACTTCTTGCCTCCAAATGGTGTCATACTCACCTATACTTAATTGATTTTCAAACTCAAATATCTGTTATTTTCAAGGCTGTGAATTATACCAAAtgacttagaaaaagaaaagccaaggCTTAATTTGTTAGTGAAACAAGGCCTTTCTTGAAATTCCTGTAAACTTTCATTCTGCAAAGCAACTCATCCACATTAAAATGGTCAAAAAGGACTTCATTTAATTAGTGATATGTAGACTTTTGCATAGAAAATGGTTACAGAGTAATGCATAGAAGACTAggtacagtaatttttaaaacaaatatttaaaagtataattttgcATAATGTTTAACATTCTCATAATGTTTATTGCTTTCTCCACACAGCAGAGAAATTAAGTGCATAATAATACATGCTGTGTCTTTGTCTTTCAAACATAAAATCTCATGTGCTCAATTTCAAAGTATTAAGAGATTATTTTGttgttaaacaaaacaaaaacaacaaaacaaaaacacattatGTAGCACTAGTCTAGGCATGgacaaaaataatttatgtacatCCCATTGAATACATTCATCTTGATTTGGGATCAAATGCAATCACAAGCTTGACAAAGGACGTTTAAAAATCGTGGCTTTTCTTTTACCATTGTTCTCTCCCTGCCTCATCACTTCCAGAAATGCAACTTCTCTCCAAAAGGTGACAATAGATTTTACACGTTATTGGGATGAAATCAAGaagataaatatgtaaaaattgtcCAAATGATACAGAATAAATTAAACTTTTACAACTGGAGAGTTTTCAAGTTGGCATGAGTCAGACAGGCTCTGGTGGGCACATAGTAAGCAACTGCTTCTAGGTGCACTCTATAAATGCATGGTTTATATAAAGAAGCACCACGTTTTGAGCCATGAAAGAAAATGCCTGGGGGTTTGCAGGCAGGGCAGAACTGCTTGTTAATCTGAGCATTGATGTAATAATTGCTTACACTAATGCATTGCTAAATGTCACCACTTGGCAAGTCTGTACAAAGAAAGCAAACTAAGATAAAACTAGGACTTTcaacttgaaaattattttcagcaaTCCTTTTGGCCAATAAAAACCTGCTGGTTTCAACAGAGTGCTCTTCTCTTGTATTGAAGTATCTGCAGCCCTTCTGTCCCTTATCCTTTCTTAACCCAACCTCTACACTCTTCTTTACTTGTGCAATATTGTATGTTCAAAAGAAAACTTTACTAGCTCAGGCACTTatgaaacacaaatattttttcccatctagTTTCAAGAGAATTGAGTCAGGTCACTTTTCTTCCCCAATTCAGACATCCTGATGCACTGGCTGGATGGTATGGTCCATATATTTTCCAGGAAACTTCTAAATGGAAACAAGTGTGAAGTTTTCAAAAGTTGCTGATGTCAAGTTACAAATCGCCTTGAaccaaaacagaggaaaaaaagataataccACATTTCCACTTGTGAGGTTTGTGTCTCAAACAGCTTTACTGTTCCTTTGCGGGTCTGCAGACATCTCTATGGCTACTTCCACGGTTGCAGAGGTTTTAAGCTGACTCGGAAATGAAGGACATTCAGTTGCTACCGCGAGGAGTTCCGTGAAACCTTAAAAAGCTCCTACTTCTGTGCCCCAGGGTCGATAAGGTTTACTGTTTGTTCCACTGCCTGTCTGCTGAGGGCTGGACGTGGCTGATACCGACAAGGGCGGGCTGATGGCTGTGGCAGCTGCCACGGCGGCAGCTGCGTTTGGGGGAAGCATGGGGAACGCCCCAGCGAAGGACAGAGGGAAGCTGTGCGCAGCCGCGGTGGCCGCTGCCGCGGCCGCGTGGACGGTGGCGGAGAGGGACAGCAGAGACGTGGAGAGAGGCGGCACGCAGGGGGCGACGCTGCCCGTGGCGGGCATCCGCAGGGCGGAATCCGCGTGGGCGAACGTGGCGGTGAGGAGGGCGGAGCCGTGGGCAGGAGGCACTTCCGACGTGGTGGACAGGCGACAGGGCGTGGACTCCGAGGCGTGGAGGCCGTTGGGTTGGAGCAGGGCTGCCGGGAGGTGGTGGAAGGCCGCCGCCCAGTGGTGCGGATGCAGGGCGTGATGGTGGTGGGCCAGGGAGGAGGTCATGGCCGCCGCCTCCCGCTGCGAGGCGCACGAGCTGAGATGCGAGACCAGGCGCACGCGCAGCGGGTCGGAGGAGTCCAGGCCTTCCACCGAGCTCAGGTACCTCGCCACTTCCGTTAAGCACTCCCGGAATCCAATGCTCATGAAGTCCATGGCAAGGGCGTGTGCGTCAAAGTAGCCTAAAAGGGGGTTCGAGCACAGTGCGGGCCAGGAGAGACAGCGAGGGAGACAGAATCATAACCATTAGAAAAGTAAGCACTGACTacgttccaccctctccttcagaGATTTAAGTAcaactaggagaaggcaatggcaccccactccagcacccttgcctggaaaatcccatggatggaggagcctggaaggctgcagtccatggggtcgctgaggctcagacacgactgagcgacttcactctcactattcctttcatgcactggagaaggaaatggcaacccactccagtgttcctgcctggagaatcccaggggcgggggagcctggtgggctgccgtctatggggtcccatagaatcggacacgactgaagtgacttagcaacagcagcagcgaTCCTTTCTGAAGATGTTGCCAGCTATTTATGGCCGTAGTTTTTGCAGACGTTAAGAAAGTGTGCTTTGCAATTCACATGTGTGACAATTCTGGTAGTGCTATACACTACAGCTGTTCTTGCAACCAAATATCACAGTGGGGGTAAAAATTAAGAACATCTGTGTTTCAAacacttccagaaaaaaaaaaaatggtgtctCTTTTGTATGGTGGGACAGTGAAATTCTCTAGTAAACTTTTGCACGGGTATTACAGAGGAccagtctctctgtctctgtcacaTGAGTTAGAGATTAAAGGGTTTATCGGAAACATCCTCACTCCCTTGGCATTTGTAGCAGAGATGTGAAAAACACACAACCAGATTGAGGACTTTGTTAGAAATGTGCTAGAACTGCTTAATAAAGTCACACATGCTTCGTGACtcgtggtggttttttttttttatcgacaaaatgaaaacaccattctttgtatgaaaaaaatttaaagaaaaatgattttttaaaatgtggttactAATTTGAAGATCGGATTTTTCTATCAGGTAATAATATGAGGCTCCTTGGCTGCTATGAGGTTACTATAACTCCTAGCTTTCCTGAagttcaaatataaatttatttcagtgGTTATCTTAGTTTAAGTTTTTTTCTggcatttattcaagaaaatgtaTGTTAATTATGTCCGTGTGTATGCTTGTACCCCTACACATAAGGTTATTATCATAAAAATGGCTAAAGTCCATCACATTTATGAGAATCTCTTTTTATCCAAAGATAATATAttagaatagaaaataataacatCTGACTAGTATCAGTTCCAATTTAGGGTACTGATAATAATCAGAGATTTGGGGAAATGTCACCACTTTGAATTAGTGACCTCTAGTATGTACAAACACATccctctcagatttttttttctcatttgcaagtttttttaaaacaattttcaaattaaagtgtAGTCTGCTCACTTTggggatgtgtgtatatataaatgacaAATATCACATTCAAACAAGGTTATTTTCATCTAAGGCATTTACTGTAttatctttttggtttttgtagATCAAAGTATTACCTGTTTCATTTATCATCTATTAACATTTAAACTAACTTATTCTATAGTTTGACTTTGGAAAAATAGTTGTCACAGTATTCAAAGTTCAAGAGCTAGAATTCCAAGAGAAACCTGGaagtcccaaaaaataaatttggggaaaatatatatacataagatAGTTAACAGCACAAAGCTGACGTAAGAGAATATCATGAAATGTGGAAGACAAGCAACAAAAATCATTATCATCCCAGGCCTTCAGCACAGTTAGCCATAAAGCCCCTGACATTTAGGAGGAAAGTTCTTCCTGAAGAAGATGTCTCCAAAGAAAGATTTCACATTAAGTGTCCTTTGGGTTCTCTGTAAGGCTTTGCAGACTTCTGACTTCTGTGAGAGAAGGGAGGTAATCATCAGAGTAGACAGAGTCCAGAAACCCAGAGGGATCTAGAAATTGAGGTTACTCTAAATCGTCTCTAGAAATTACTGCCTTAGCAAAACAGACTAAAGAATAGATCAAAAGAACTGAACCCCAAGAGCTTCCAAGAATTTTCACGACTAGGCACAAAGTAATTGAAATTGGTGATTTGCTGGCTATATATTGTTGCACGTGGCTGAGTTCTCTGTTGCATCTTAAggcataaaaattatataattcctATTCTGCTGCTGAATGCAGAGGGAAACCACGATGAGCAGCTGTTTCCTGTGACTGGATCTTGGGCCAATAATAATAGCAGAGGGGTCCACGCCACCTCCATCACTGCTCTATGGGCTTTAGGTGACTAAACTCACAACACGGTGAAGTGAACACTCTCACTgtcctcattttataggtgaagaaacaGGGCTTCAGAGAAGCTTAGTAACTTATCCAGGATCACAGagcttaaaaaaaaggaaaaatagcagagccaggatttgaaaccAGGCAACCTAACCGCAGAGTCTCTGCCCTTCGCCAGTACATTCTGAGGCCCCATAGTTGCTGTGAGTCTAACAACTTGCACCCACactgccagcccctcctccccccaagGCCCACACATTCTCTGGTGAGGTGACCTCTCTAATGACCGGGCAGTCAGGCGACTTGTATGGAACTTGCTCGCAAATGTCTGTTCACAGACTATTTTGGGACGGATTTTAGGACTGTTCAGGTAGCCCAGAATAGCAACCAAGATGGAACTTCGTTTTTATACTAAGGCATAAGAACAATATTACTCTTTAGAAGTATAGCTCATGCCAACTATTTGAAA containing:
- the HEY2 gene encoding hairy/enhancer-of-split related with YRPW motif protein 2 encodes the protein MKRPCEETTSESDMDETIDVGSENNYSGQSASSVIRSNSPTTTSQIMARKKRRGIIEKRRRDRINNSLSELRRLVPTAFEKQGSAKLEKAEILQMTVDHLKMLQATGGKGYFDAHALAMDFMSIGFRECLTEVARYLSSVEGLDSSDPLRVRLVSHLSSCASQREAAAMTSSLAHHHHALHPHHWAAAFHHLPAALLQPNGLHASESTPCRLSTTSEVPPAHGSALLTATFAHADSALRMPATGSVAPCVPPLSTSLLSLSATVHAAAAAATAAAHSFPLSFAGAFPMLPPNAAAAVAAATAISPPLSVSATSSPQQTGSGTNSKPYRPWGTEVGAF